The Corylus avellana chromosome ca8, CavTom2PMs-1.0 genome has a segment encoding these proteins:
- the LOC132191097 gene encoding probable serine/threonine-protein kinase PIX13 encodes MGNCFGTQVNHHHSPGSSTKTTTPETSRNNMCQTEAKANKQLTKKNNSKQTEGPLRSKSNADQKGSVEERPQPQAGKVITPNLKLFKLAELKSATRNFRPDTVLGEGGFGRVFKGWVDETTYAPSKVGAGVAVAVKKSNPDSPQGLEEWLAEVKFLGKFSHPNLVKLLGYCWEDKEYLLVYEYMQKGSLENHLFRKGSPEPLPWNTRLKIAIGAARGLSFLHTSEKSVIYRDFKPANILLDGNYNAKLSDFGLAKLGPINGNSHVTTRVMGTYGYAAPEYVETGHLYVKSDVYGFGVVLLEMITGLRAHDPNRTSDSQNLVLYAKPSLSNKKKLKKIMDSRLGELYPLEGACQAAQLILRCLESDPKNRPSMENVLEELENINAIAMTTKETKASAKQGSNVRQEEQTKHQHRYNHRRPPTPQKNGFSGAGARAYHH; translated from the exons ATGGGGAACTGTTTTGGAACTCAGGTTAATCATCACCATAGCCCAGGCTCCAGTACCAAAACTACAACGCCAG AAACATCAAGAAACAATATGTGTCAAAca GAAGCAAAAGCAAACAAAcagcttacaaaaaaaaacaatagcaaACAAACAGAAGGGCCGCTGAGAAGCAAAAGCAATGCTGACCAAAAGGGCAGCGTTGAGGAAAGGCCTCAGCCTCAGGCCGGGAAGGTGATAACACCAAACTTGAAGCTATTCAAACTGGCGGAGCTGAAGAGCGCAACACGAAATTTCAGGCCCGATACGGTGCTCGGCGAGGGAGGGTTTGGAAGGGTTTTCAAGGGTTGGGTGGACGAGACAACATATGCACCGTCGAAGGTCGGCGCCGGAGTAGCCGTTGCTGTGAAGAAATCGAACCCGGATAGCCCACAAGGGTTGGAAGAATGGCTG GCAGAAGTGAAATTCTTGGGGAAGTTCTCTCATCCCAACTTGGTTAAGCTTCTAGGCTACTGTTGGGAAGATAAAGAATACCTTCTTGTATACGAATACATGCAGAAGGGAAGCTTGGAGAACCACCTTTTTAGAA AAGGATCTCCGGAACCACTTCCATGGAATACAAGGCTTAAAATAGCAATAGGAGCGGCTCGAGGCCTCTCTTTCTTACACACATCAGAAAAGTCTGTGATCTACCGTGATTTCAAGCCGGCCAATATATTGTTGGATGGG AATTACAATGCAAAGCTTTCAGATTTTGGACTCGCAAAGTTGGGCCCCATAAATGGAAACTCGCACGTGACAACTCGTGTAATGGGCACTTACGGGTATGCAGCTCCCGAATATGTTGAAACAG GTCATTTGTACGTAAAAAGTGATGTCTATGGTTTCGGGGTCGTCTTGCTGGAAATGATAACGGGCTTACGGGCCCACGACCCCAATAGGACCAGTGACAGTCAGAACCTGGTCCTATATGCCAAGCCATCTCTGTCTAACAAAAAGAAACTGAAGAAAATAATGGACTCGAGACTTGGTGAACTATACCCACTAGAAGGCGCATGCCAAGCAGCTCAGCTAATACTAAGATGTCTGGAATCCGACCCAAAAAATCGTCCATCAATGGAAAATGTTTTGGAGGAATTAGAAAACATCAATGCCATCGCGATGACAACAAAGGAGACAAAAGCCAGTGCAAAGCAGGGCTCCAATGTACGCCAAGAGGAGCAGACCAAGCATCAGCATCGGTATAACCATCGCCGGCCTCCAACTCCCCAGAAGAATGGTTTTTCCGGCGCCGGAGCTAGAGCTTATCATCACTAG
- the LOC132189433 gene encoding probable serine/threonine-protein kinase PIX13 isoform X2 — protein MGNCFGTQVNHHHSPGSSTKTTTPETSRNNSKQTEGPLRSKSNADQKGSVEERPQPQAGKVITPNLKLFKLAELKSATRNFRPDTVLGEGGFGRVFKGWVDETTYAPSKVGAGVAVAVKKSNPDSPQGLEEWLAEVKFLGKFSHPNLVKLLGYCWEDKEYLLVYEYMQKGSLENHLFRKGSPEPLPWNTRLKIAIGAARGLSFLHTSEKSVIYRDFKPANILLDGNYNAKLSDFGLAKLGPINGNSHVTTRVMGTYGYAAPEYVETGHLYVKSDVYGFGVVLLEMITGLRAHDPNRTSDSQNLVLYAKPSLSNKKKLKKIMDSRLGELYPLEGACQAAQLILRCLESDPKNRPSMENVLEELENINAIAMTTKETKASAKQGSNVRQEEQTKHQHRYNHRRPPTPQKNGFSGAGARAYHH, from the exons ATGGGGAACTGTTTTGGAACTCAGGTTAATCATCACCATAGCCCAGGCTCCAGTACCAAAACTACAACCCCAG AAACATCAAGAAACAATAGCAAACAAACAGAAGGGCCGCTGAGAAGCAAAAGCAATGCTGACCAAAAGGGCAGCGTTGAGGAAAGGCCTCAGCCTCAGGCCGGGAAGGTGATAACACCAAACTTGAAGCTATTCAAACTGGCGGAGCTGAAGAGCGCAACACGAAATTTCAGGCCCGATACCGTGCTCGGCGAGGGAGGGTTTGGAAGGGTTTTCAAGGGTTGGGTGGACGAGACAACATATGCACCGTCGAAGGTCGGCGCCGGAGTAGCCGTTGCTGTGAAGAAATCGAACCCGGATAGCCCACAAGGGTTGGAAGAATGGCTG GCAGAAGTGAAATTCTTGGGGAAGTTCTCTCATCCCAACTTGGTTAAGCTTCTAGGCTACTGTTGGGAAGATAAAGAATACCTTCTTGTATACGAATACATGCAGAAGGGAAGCTTGGAGAACCACCTTTTTAGAA AAGGATCTCCGGAACCACTTCCATGGAATACAAGGCTTAAAATAGCAATAGGAGCGGCTCGAGGCCTCTCTTTCTTACACACATCAGAAAAGTCTGTGATCTACCGTGATTTCAAGCCGGCCAATATATTGTTGGATGGG AATTACAATGCAAAGCTTTCAGATTTTGGACTCGCAAAGTTGGGCCCCATAAATGGAAACTCGCACGTGACAACTCGTGTAATGGGCACTTACGGGTATGCAGCTCCCGAATATGTTGAAACAG GTCATTTGTACGTAAAAAGTGATGTCTATGGTTTCGGGGTCGTCTTGCTGGAAATGATAACGGGCTTACGGGCCCACGACCCCAATAGGACCAGTGACAGTCAGAACCTGGTCCTATATGCCAAGCCATCTCTGTCTAACAAAAAGAAACTGAAGAAAATAATGGACTCGAGACTTGGTGAACTATACCCACTAGAAGGCGCATGCCAAGCAGCTCAGCTAATACTAAGATGTCTGGAATCCGACCCAAAAAATCGTCCATCAATGGAAAATGTTTTGGAGGAATTAGAAAACATCAATGCCATCGCGATGACAACAAAGGAGACAAAAGCCAGTGCAAAGCAGGGCTCCAATGTACGCCAAGAGGAGCAGACCAAGCATCAGCATCGGTATAACCATCGCCGGCCTCCAACTCCCCAGAAGAATGGTTTTTCCGGCGCCGGAGCTAGAGCTTATCATCACTAG
- the LOC132189433 gene encoding probable serine/threonine-protein kinase PIX13 isoform X1, whose translation MGNCFGTQVNHHHSPGSSTKTTTPAETSRNNSKQTEGPLRSKSNADQKGSVEERPQPQAGKVITPNLKLFKLAELKSATRNFRPDTVLGEGGFGRVFKGWVDETTYAPSKVGAGVAVAVKKSNPDSPQGLEEWLAEVKFLGKFSHPNLVKLLGYCWEDKEYLLVYEYMQKGSLENHLFRKGSPEPLPWNTRLKIAIGAARGLSFLHTSEKSVIYRDFKPANILLDGNYNAKLSDFGLAKLGPINGNSHVTTRVMGTYGYAAPEYVETGHLYVKSDVYGFGVVLLEMITGLRAHDPNRTSDSQNLVLYAKPSLSNKKKLKKIMDSRLGELYPLEGACQAAQLILRCLESDPKNRPSMENVLEELENINAIAMTTKETKASAKQGSNVRQEEQTKHQHRYNHRRPPTPQKNGFSGAGARAYHH comes from the exons ATGGGGAACTGTTTTGGAACTCAGGTTAATCATCACCATAGCCCAGGCTCCAGTACCAAAACTACAACCCCAG CAGAAACATCAAGAAACAATAGCAAACAAACAGAAGGGCCGCTGAGAAGCAAAAGCAATGCTGACCAAAAGGGCAGCGTTGAGGAAAGGCCTCAGCCTCAGGCCGGGAAGGTGATAACACCAAACTTGAAGCTATTCAAACTGGCGGAGCTGAAGAGCGCAACACGAAATTTCAGGCCCGATACCGTGCTCGGCGAGGGAGGGTTTGGAAGGGTTTTCAAGGGTTGGGTGGACGAGACAACATATGCACCGTCGAAGGTCGGCGCCGGAGTAGCCGTTGCTGTGAAGAAATCGAACCCGGATAGCCCACAAGGGTTGGAAGAATGGCTG GCAGAAGTGAAATTCTTGGGGAAGTTCTCTCATCCCAACTTGGTTAAGCTTCTAGGCTACTGTTGGGAAGATAAAGAATACCTTCTTGTATACGAATACATGCAGAAGGGAAGCTTGGAGAACCACCTTTTTAGAA AAGGATCTCCGGAACCACTTCCATGGAATACAAGGCTTAAAATAGCAATAGGAGCGGCTCGAGGCCTCTCTTTCTTACACACATCAGAAAAGTCTGTGATCTACCGTGATTTCAAGCCGGCCAATATATTGTTGGATGGG AATTACAATGCAAAGCTTTCAGATTTTGGACTCGCAAAGTTGGGCCCCATAAATGGAAACTCGCACGTGACAACTCGTGTAATGGGCACTTACGGGTATGCAGCTCCCGAATATGTTGAAACAG GTCATTTGTACGTAAAAAGTGATGTCTATGGTTTCGGGGTCGTCTTGCTGGAAATGATAACGGGCTTACGGGCCCACGACCCCAATAGGACCAGTGACAGTCAGAACCTGGTCCTATATGCCAAGCCATCTCTGTCTAACAAAAAGAAACTGAAGAAAATAATGGACTCGAGACTTGGTGAACTATACCCACTAGAAGGCGCATGCCAAGCAGCTCAGCTAATACTAAGATGTCTGGAATCCGACCCAAAAAATCGTCCATCAATGGAAAATGTTTTGGAGGAATTAGAAAACATCAATGCCATCGCGATGACAACAAAGGAGACAAAAGCCAGTGCAAAGCAGGGCTCCAATGTACGCCAAGAGGAGCAGACCAAGCATCAGCATCGGTATAACCATCGCCGGCCTCCAACTCCCCAGAAGAATGGTTTTTCCGGCGCCGGAGCTAGAGCTTATCATCACTAG